One genomic region from Clarias gariepinus isolate MV-2021 ecotype Netherlands chromosome 20, CGAR_prim_01v2, whole genome shotgun sequence encodes:
- the rbpms gene encoding RNA-binding protein with multiple splicing: MESENSDYSNGPEEEVRTLFVSGLPLDIKPRELYLLFRPFKGYEGSLIKLTSKQPVGFVSFDSRSEAEAAKNALNGVRFDPEIPQTLRLEFAKANTKMAKSKLVGTPNPPPSQQSPGPPFIGREAYELTVPGLYPSNPDVWASYPLYPADLSHTLAPAFTYPSSSLHAQIRWLPPADVQGWKSRQFC, translated from the exons GTCCGGACTCTGTTTGTCAGCGGGTTGCCGTTGGACATCAAACCCCGTGAGCTTTACCTGCTCTTCAGGCCATTTAAG GGGTATGAAGGGTCACTGATTAAACTGACATCAAAACAG CCGGTCGGCTTTGTGAGCTTCGACAGCAGATCCGAGGCTGAAGCAGCCAAGAATGCCCTGAAT GGAGTTCGCTTCGACCCGGAGATCCCTCAGACTTTACGGCTGGAGTTCGCCAAAGCCAACACCAAGATGGCCAAGAGCAAACTGGTAGGGACGCCCAACCCCCCTCCATCTCAGCAGAGCCCCGGACCGCCTTTCATCGGCCGGGAAGCCT ATGAGCTCACAGTTCCTGGTCTGTATCCTAGCAACCCCGACGTGTGGGCATCATACCCGCTGTACCCCGCTGACCTATCACACACCCTCGCGCCCGCTTTCACCtacccctcctcctccttacACGCTCAG ATCCGTTGGCTCCCTCCAGCTGACGTTCAGGGCTGGAAGTCCAGGCAGTTCTGCTGA